In Leucoraja erinacea ecotype New England chromosome 28, Leri_hhj_1, whole genome shotgun sequence, the following are encoded in one genomic region:
- the LOC129710807 gene encoding transmembrane protease serine 9-like — protein MAYDKTHLCGATIINQNWLLSAAHCFPHSRGLNVKTLWRAVIGLREIDKPDRWTVTRKIEKIIAHENFLNGRNDVAVLKVDDPIVYGDYIRPACLPTPGKFRNEKWAHCHVTGWGLMEENGRLSRVLQEAAVQLIPLETCQQSDWYDHNVDDKMICAGFAGGGIDACQGDSGGPLSCKQKGGEDFYVVGIVSWGEGCAQRFKPGVYTSTSAYGEWIMERTGMHTAQVISAPDQGESVAVVESQTSSFVTEAAPVHQFATSEPVSMVHRNSPGQTAPLLNLLIVLYHFCISCYS, from the exons ATGGCATATGACAAAACGCATCTGTGTGGAGCAACGATCATCAATCAGAACTGGCTTTTATCAGCCGCTCACTGCTTTCCTCATAGCCGAGGATTAAA TGTGAAGACACTTTGGAGAGCTGTGATAGGGCTGCGGGAAATAGATAAGCCCGACAGATGGACGGTTACACGGAAAATAGAAAAAATAATAGCACACGAGAATTTCCTGAACGGCAGAAACGATGTTGCGGTGCTTAAAGTGGACGATCCCATCGTATACGGAGACTACATCAGGCCAGCCTGTTTACCAACGCCTGGAAAATTCCGGAATGAGAAGTGGGCCCACTGTCATGTTACAGGATGGGGACTTATGGAAGAAAATG GCAGACTCTCACGCGTTCTTCAGGAGGCTGCAGTTCAATTGATTCCTTTAGAAACTTGTCAACAAAGCGACTGGTATGACCATAATGTAGATGATAAAATGATCTGTGCTGGTTTTGCGGGTGGAGGTATCGATGCCTGTCAG GGTGACAGTGGTGGGCCGTTGTCGTGCAAGCAGAAAGGTGGAGAGGATTTCTACGTGGTTGGAATAGTTAGCTGGGGTGAAGGCTGTGCGCAACGTTTTAAACCGGGGGTTTACACCAGCACCAGCGCCTACGGAGAATGGATCATGGAAAGAACCGGGATGCACACCGCCCAAGTGATAAGTGCGCCGGATCAGGGAGAGAGCGTCGCCGTCGTAGAGAGTCAGACATCGTCCTTCGTGACAGAAGCAGCACCTGTACACCAATTCGCCACGTCAGAGCCCGTATCAATGGTGCACAGAAACTCACCTGGACAAACAGCTCCCCTTTTAAATCTGCTTATTGTTTTATATCACTTTTGTATTAGTTGTTATTCCTGA